Proteins co-encoded in one Helicobacter sp. 11S03491-1 genomic window:
- a CDS encoding SprT family zinc-dependent metalloprotease, with amino-acid sequence MEFLNTKDCVRIKKTNSKNIRIVIKQKGEIILNVPHYYSQAQSMQLLQTHHQWIRKNLDKIALNNFQIQQFLASHSDEILFFGEWKKLEKYINLNYLKNHLNDYIQTKTAIFSEKMGLSYGKISIRCNKTRLGSCSYQNNLSFSILLIFAQKDLIDYVIIHELSHIQHKNHSKAFWNFVEKFCPDYYLKRKNLHNQIKFYIPLLQKILSPSSDG; translated from the coding sequence ATGGAATTTTTAAATACAAAAGATTGTGTCAGAATCAAAAAAACCAATTCTAAAAATATTCGGATTGTGATTAAACAAAAAGGTGAAATAATCCTTAATGTTCCTCATTATTATTCTCAAGCCCAATCAATGCAGTTACTTCAAACTCATCACCAATGGATACGAAAAAATCTTGATAAAATAGCTCTCAATAATTTTCAAATACAACAATTTCTGGCAAGTCACTCAGATGAAATTTTGTTTTTTGGGGAGTGGAAAAAATTAGAAAAATATATAAACTTAAATTATTTAAAAAATCATTTAAACGATTATATCCAAACAAAAACTGCTATTTTTTCTGAAAAAATGGGGCTTTCATATGGCAAAATTTCAATAAGATGTAATAAAACAAGGCTGGGAAGTTGTTCTTATCAAAATAACCTTAGTTTCTCTATCTTGCTTATTTTTGCCCAAAAAGATTTAATTGACTATGTAATTATCCACGAACTCTCACATATCCAACATAAAAACCACTCAAAAGCATTCTGGAATTTTGTTGAAAAGTTTTGTCCTGATTATTACCTAAAGAGAAAAAACCTTCATAACCAAATAAAATTCTATATTCCATTATTGCAAAAAATCTTATCACCTTCTTCTGATGGTTGA
- the rplI gene encoding 50S ribosomal protein L9 — MKILLMEDVKGLGKTGEIHEVKDGYGQNFLIAKGKAKHASNEVINKYKAQQKKQEEIAALEMTERKQLVKNLENITLEMIRKVGANGSLFGSITKEEITQALQNAHHISIDKKDIELKTPIKSTGIYEIEIKLGYGISAILKIDVIAQ; from the coding sequence ATGAAAATTTTATTGATGGAGGATGTAAAAGGATTGGGAAAAACAGGGGAGATTCACGAAGTCAAAGATGGCTATGGACAGAATTTCTTAATTGCTAAAGGCAAGGCTAAACACGCAAGCAATGAAGTCATCAATAAATACAAAGCCCAACAAAAAAAGCAAGAAGAAATAGCGGCCTTAGAAATGACTGAAAGAAAACAGCTTGTTAAAAATTTAGAAAATATTACTTTGGAGATGATTAGAAAAGTTGGAGCAAATGGATCTTTATTTGGATCTATCACAAAAGAAGAAATTACACAAGCACTCCAAAATGCCCATCATATTTCTATAGATAAAAAAGATATTGAGTTGAAAACACCTATTAAAAGCACCGGAATTTATGAAATAGAGATTAAGCTTGGTTATGGAATTTCAGCAATACTCAAAATTGATGTTATAGCACAATAA
- a CDS encoding tetratricopeptide repeat protein gives MYAADNEENSTPLETNQNQPSSNNEIQTPQPTQESQTLKNSQSNQSSTQQAQNAPILAPNPKPDTPRTTKPIPLSDHLAPPEMVQSTLESAIVAAKSGDYKTAFKLFSQSCDEGNPAGCFGVGTMYANGIGVQNDIQKATRYYQMGCSGGDATACANLAMIYDYQKNADANDKQKAAQLYMTGCQGGDVLACNNLAWMYANGEGVQKDYFKAIQYYKFACEAGSDLGCYNLGLMTNTNNIYGVDKAKLGLVDLNYLACKAGDITGCANLGWMYANGTSGAPVSYFYAAKYFQIACDGGILSSCNNLGVLYQKGLGVPQDSQRALDLFAFVCDNGAQSGCDNYRIFKQQLLHPKSSNHGSFFLPKDSDSTIRRR, from the coding sequence ATGTATGCTGCAGACAACGAAGAAAATTCCACTCCTTTGGAAACTAATCAAAATCAACCATCTTCCAATAATGAAATTCAAACTCCCCAACCCACTCAAGAATCTCAAACACTAAAGAATTCACAATCAAATCAATCATCCACCCAACAAGCACAAAATGCGCCTATTTTAGCCCCGAATCCCAAGCCCGATACTCCAAGAACCACAAAACCTATCCCCCTAAGTGATCATCTAGCGCCTCCGGAGATGGTTCAAAGCACATTAGAATCAGCAATTGTTGCAGCAAAATCAGGTGATTACAAAACTGCCTTTAAGCTCTTTTCTCAATCTTGTGATGAGGGCAACCCTGCAGGTTGTTTTGGCGTAGGCACTATGTATGCTAATGGTATAGGTGTTCAAAACGATATTCAAAAAGCTACTCGATATTATCAAATGGGTTGTAGCGGCGGTGATGCGACAGCTTGTGCAAATTTAGCCATGATTTATGATTATCAAAAAAATGCAGATGCAAATGACAAGCAAAAAGCTGCTCAACTTTATATGACAGGTTGCCAAGGCGGAGATGTGTTAGCATGCAATAATCTGGCTTGGATGTATGCTAATGGTGAGGGAGTGCAAAAAGATTATTTCAAAGCAATACAATATTATAAATTTGCTTGTGAAGCCGGGAGTGATTTGGGTTGTTATAATTTAGGGTTGATGACAAATACCAATAATATTTATGGTGTAGATAAAGCCAAACTTGGTCTTGTTGATTTGAATTATCTGGCTTGTAAAGCAGGGGATATTACAGGTTGTGCTAATCTTGGTTGGATGTATGCTAATGGAACATCAGGAGCGCCTGTAAGTTATTTTTACGCAGCAAAGTATTTTCAAATCGCTTGCGATGGAGGTATCCTAAGTAGTTGCAACAATTTAGGCGTATTATATCAAAAAGGATTAGGAGTTCCTCAAGATTCTCAAAGAGCCTTGGATTTATTTGCCTTTGTTTGTGATAATGGCGCGCAATCAGGTTGTGATAATTATAGGATTTTCAAACAACAACTCTTGCATCCCAAATCATCCAATCATGGCAGTTTCTTTTTGCCAAAAGATTCTGATTCAACCATCAGAAGAAGGTGA
- a CDS encoding 2,3,4,5-tetrahydropyridine-2,6-carboxylate N-succinyltransferase, translating into MIERFKNFVDNYQKSSAYKSPLGFGIARVDIGQKSKKVLCATYPVLNWISENLGSYAVFANSLNPDAKISESENECVYGIDESFIYKALDLYTPFLIESIQNKTSHKNIQIILELKKAMEENRLKDNNGEFLFRFVVIYKDTKCESVESAYMKLLGLSLGKAKLRSLILDGIFALLQNVAWSGNKPYELEWLRENEIILKMRNIYPKIDFVDKFPRYLMQIIPQYDNIRLLDTAKTRFGAYLGTGGYTQMPGASYVNFNAGAEGVCMNEGRISSSVIIGEGTDIGGGASILGVLSGGNSSPISIGKNCLLGVNSSTGISLGDGCIVDGGIAILAGTIFEIQETEAKKISDINKDFTINQTNLYKGKELSGKHGIHFRQDSITGKMIAFRSNRKIELNDMLH; encoded by the coding sequence GGAATCGCCAGGGTTGATATTGGTCAAAAATCAAAAAAAGTTCTTTGTGCAACCTACCCTGTTTTAAACTGGATTAGTGAAAATTTGGGTTCTTATGCCGTATTTGCCAATTCTCTCAACCCGGATGCCAAAATCTCTGAAAGCGAAAACGAGTGCGTATATGGGATTGATGAGAGTTTTATATACAAAGCACTTGATTTATACACGCCTTTTTTGATTGAATCTATCCAAAATAAAACAAGTCATAAAAATATTCAAATTATCTTAGAACTTAAAAAAGCGATGGAAGAAAATCGACTTAAAGATAATAACGGAGAGTTTTTGTTTCGATTTGTCGTCATTTATAAAGATACAAAATGTGAAAGTGTAGAAAGTGCATATATGAAACTTCTTGGACTCTCTTTAGGCAAAGCCAAACTCAGAAGTCTTATTTTAGATGGTATTTTTGCTCTTTTGCAAAATGTTGCTTGGAGTGGCAATAAACCTTATGAATTAGAATGGTTACGAGAAAATGAAATTATTCTGAAAATGAGGAATATATACCCTAAAATTGACTTTGTAGATAAATTTCCTCGATATTTAATGCAGATTATCCCTCAATATGACAATATTAGATTGTTAGATACAGCTAAAACCAGATTTGGAGCCTATTTAGGAACAGGGGGCTATACACAAATGCCCGGAGCAAGTTATGTGAATTTTAATGCAGGCGCTGAAGGTGTTTGTATGAATGAAGGAAGAATTTCTTCTTCTGTTATTATTGGAGAAGGGACAGATATTGGAGGGGGCGCAAGTATTCTTGGTGTTCTTAGTGGAGGAAATTCCAGTCCAATTAGTATTGGCAAAAATTGCCTTTTGGGTGTCAATAGCTCCACAGGAATTAGTTTGGGAGATGGTTGTATTGTTGATGGAGGGATTGCAATATTAGCAGGAACTATTTTTGAAATTCAAGAAACTGAGGCTAAAAAAATCTCAGATATTAATAAAGATTTCACCATCAATCAAACCAACCTTTATAAAGGTAAGGAACTTTCAGGAAAGCATGGTATTCATTTCAGACAAGATAGCATAACAGGCAAAATGATTGCCTTTAGAAGTAATAGAAAAATCGAATTGAATGACATGCTTCATTAA